A window of Hymenobacter siberiensis genomic DNA:
CACCCTCACCAATAAGCAGGGGGCCGCCGCCGCCATCACCAACTACGGCGGCACCCTCGTGGGCCTGCTGATGCCCGACCGGCACGGCAAGCTGGGCGATATGGTGCTCGGTTTCGATGGCGTGCGCGATTACCAGAGCCCGGCGTTCCATGCGGCCAATCCTTACATTGGCGCGCTCATCGGCCGCTACGGCAACCGCATTGCGGGCGGCAAATTCACCATTGCCGGCCAAGCCTACCAGGTGAGCGTGAACAACGGCCCCAACTCGCTGCACGGCGGCCAGGTGGGCTACGACCAGAAAATATGGGACGCCACTCCCGGCACCTCGCCCGATGGCCCCACTCTGACCCTGCACTACCTGAGCAAAGCCGGCGAAGAAGGCTACCCCGGCAACCTCCGCATTACCGTGGTTTATACCCTCACCGATACCAATGCCCTGCGCATTGCCTACACCGCCACCACCGACCACGCCACGCCCATCAACCTCACCAATCACGCTTATTTCAACCTGAGCGCGGGCGTGAGCCCGGACATTATGCAGCACGAGCTGACCCTGCCCGCCAACCGCTACACCGTGGTAGATGCCGACCTGATACCGACCGGCGAGCTGCGCCCGGTGCAGGGCACGCCCTTCGATTTTACCACGCCCCACGCCATTGGGGGGCGCATTGCGCAGGTGCCCGGCGGCTACGACCACAACTGGGTGCTGAACGCTGAAACCGGCCAGCACCCCGCCGCCACCGTGTACGAGCCCGCCTCGGGCCGCACCCTGGCGGTGACCACCGACCAGCCCGGTGTGCAGCTCTACACCGGCAACTTCCTCGATGGCAGCCTGACCGGCAAGGGCGGCACCGTGTACGGCCTGCACGCGGGCTTCTGTCTCGAAACCCAGCACTTCCCCGATTCGCCCAACCAGCCCGGTTTCCCGAACACCATACTGAAGCCGGGCGAAACTTACCGCACCACCAGCACCTATACGTTTGGGGTGCGGGGGTAATGCTGGCTGGCTTGATTGCCGGCAACGGTAAAGGGGCCGGCAACGCGGCCGGCCCCTTTACCGTTGCAAGTACCCAACGTTGTGCTTACCCCCGCGCTTACTTCATGCTTCGTATTTATTCATTTTTGCTGGTTTTACTGCTGGCACTGAGCAGCCGGCCAGCCGCCGGCTATTCCGTGCTGACGCACCAGGCCAACATCGACTCGACCTGGGAGCGCTGCTTGGTGCCGGCCATTCTGAAGCGCTATCCGGGTTCCACGGACGAACAACTGATTGATGCCAAGGCATATGCCTATGGTGGAGCCATTATTCAGGACATGGGCTATTATCCCTTCGGCTCGGTACTGTTCACGAACCTGACGCACTACGTGCGCTCCGGCGATTTCATTCGCAACCTCATTCTCGAATCCCGGGACCTCAACGACTATGCCTTTGCGCTGGGGGCGCTGGCCCACTACTCGGCCGACCTCGATGGGCATGCGGAGGGAACCAACCGGGCCGTGCCGATGGTGTACCCCGAGCTGAAAGCGAAATATGGTAACGTGGTGACCTATGAGCAGGGACCCCAGCAGCACGGGCAGTTGGAGTTTTCGTTTGATGTGGTGCAGCTGGCCAGCGGCAAGTACCACAGCCAGGACTACCACCAGAAAATCGGCTTCAAGGTGAGCAAATCGCCGCTGGAGCGAGCCTTCCTGAAAACCTACGGCCTGGAGTTGGGCCAGGTGATTGTGAACGTGGACTTGAGCATTGCCAGCTACCGTTTTGCCGTGAGCCAGCTTATTCCGACGGCGGCCCGCGCCGCCTGGCACTACAAGCGCAAGGACATTATGAAGCTGAGCCCCAGTGCGCGGCGGCGCGACTACATGGCGCGCAACCACCCCAAGGCGTTCCGCAAGGAATACGGCAAGGAGTACAAGAAGCCCGGTTTTGGGGCGCGCATTATCTCGTATTTCATTCGGGTGCTGCCCAAAATTGGCCCGCTGAAGCCCTTTGCCTTCAAGCTGCCCACGCCGGAAGCGGAGAAAGTTTTCCGGGCCAGCTTCCGCAAGGTGATGGCCAGCTACTGCGTGAACGTGGCCCGCCAGCCCGCCGATACGGCCGCTGCGCCCCTCTCCTTATCCAATGCCGATTTCGATACCGGTAAGCCCACTCACGCCGGCGAGTACGGCAAGGCCGACGAAACCTACGGCGAGTGGCTGCGCAAGCTGGCCGACAAGAAATTCGAAAACCTCAACCCGTTGGCTCGGCAAAACATCCTCGCTTTTTACGGCACCCAGCCCAAAACCCCGGCCTCGGAAGAAGAAAAAGAGGGCAGTAAGCAAAAGGAAACCCACGCCGCCCTGGAAAAGCTTCGGACGCTACACTAAACAGGTTTCGCACTCCCGGATATTGTAGTTCGCGCTACTGGCCGCCGCGCAGCAGCAACTAGTCAAGCAGCAAACCCGACTCATCCTTCAATCCCACGCCCGACAGCTGCCGCCGCAGCGCCTCCCGCAGCAGGTGCAGCAGCCGCGCCGCCGCTGCCGGATAGGCCAGGCCCGCCGGCCGGATATTTGGCACGCAGTTGTGGGCTTCATCGGTAAGGCCTGGCCGGGGCTCGTAGGTGAAGTAGGCCCCGAGGCTATCGGGCGTGCTGAGAAGCTGTCTGAGTTAATTTTGCAAGATGGATACCTCCGCTATTTTGACCCGAAAGCTATATAGCTCAGACCTTTGCGCCGCTTGACCACCAGCAGCGGCTGGAGCCGCTGCTGGTGGTCAAGCGGCGCAGCAAATGGCCGCTGGTGGAAATCGTCAATGCCATTTTGTACGTGCTCAAAAACGGGTGCGTCTGGCGGGACGTACCGGGCGATTTACCGCCCTGGAGCACGGCGTACTGGTACTTTGACAAGTGGGAAGCCGATGGCACCTGGGCGCGGGTAAGCGCCTGTTTGACGGTGAGCAGCCGGGAACACGCCCAAAAAAAGCCTGCCCCACAGCCGTAATACTCGACACGCAAAGCGTCAAAAATACGGCCACGGCCACCGGAGCCACCGTGGGCTTTGACGCGGGCAAGTTGGTCAAGGGGCGTAAACGCCTGGTGCTCACCGACACGCTGGGCCATGTGCTGGCCAGTCGGGTGCTGCCCGCCGATATGGTGGACGGTGCCGCGGCCATTGCTTTTTGGGACGAGGTGGCCGCCACGCACGAACTGCTGGGGGCCGTCCAGGTCGTTTTCGTGGACAGTTCCTTTCACGGCGTTTTCCGCCGGCACCTGGCCCGGCGCTACGGCATCCGGGTCGAGAAACCGGTGCACGTACTGGTGCGGAAAACCAATTTCTGCATCCACGCCTGGCGCTGGATTGTCGAGCGCACGTTCGCGTGGCTCGACATGAACCGGCGCTTGTCCAAAGAATACGACCGAACGTTGCGTCATGCAAATGCCTGGATTGCAATAGTTAACATTCGCAGAACCCTGAAGTTCTGCTAACTCAAACAGCTTCTAAGCGTTGTTTTTCGTTCCTACTATCGTGCGACCCCTGCTGCGCCTGTTCAACAACATGGGCCAGCAGGTGCTCACGCGCAGCCTGCCCGCCACCGCCGGCCGCGCCGTGGAAACTGAGGTTGACGTGCACGGCCTGGCCCCCGGTATCTACAACCTGCGCCTCGACGTGGCGGGCACGCCCATCACGCGCAAGGTGGTGTTTGAATAGCTCGATTGCCTGCTTTGAAACCGGAAAAGAGCCGGCCCGATTGAGTTGGCTCTTTTTGTTTGGTTGGGGAATGGCTGCGGTGTGGCTGGTGCGTAACAGCCGTTTGTAAGAAAGTTAGTGTGTACTTAAACTCCTTCATCATCACGCAGTCTATTGAGTATGAAACCTGTTAACGCATCATTCTTCTACAGCATTATGAAATCAAACGCACCCAAAATTCTGACCTTGCTGCTGCTGGTTGTTCTCTCCGCAACGGTAGTGGGTGTGGCCCGGGGCGGGCGGCACCGCCAGCACGAAGACCGGCCCATTCGCCGCGAAGTCCGGGCCTACTTCCAGGCCAATGTGCTGCCCGTGCTGCAACAGCAGCGCCAGAAGCTGGAACCCCAGCTTACCGCCTCCGACCGCATCCAGCTCGCCACCTACCGTACCCAGCTCAAAGCGCTGAAGGACCAGGGCCAGGCCCTGCGCCGCAGCGTAGCGCCTGCGGGCACGGCTACTCCCGCCACTCGCCCAACCCTCACCGAGGCCCAGCAGAAGCAGGCCCACGACCTGCGCTTCCAGGCCCGGGGCATCATGCTGAACGTGGCCCAGATGGCCCAGAAATACGACGCACCCATAGCTCAGCTCACCCAGGAAGTAGCCCCGCAGAAAGAGAAATAGGCCACTGATATCAAGGCCATCGTGGCCAAAACTGCCACGCCCGAGCAGCAGCAGCGAATGGCTGCCATGCAGGGCCGGAAGCATGAGCGCGGCGGCCTGCGCCGCTTCTTCAAGCCCGCCGCGTTCCTGCTGCTGGACCCCAATGCCCCCGCTGCCAACAAAAATGAACAGGGCGTAGGCAATACCAGCTTCTACCCCAACCCCGCCGCGCCCACCAGCCAGCTCGACTACGACGTGCGCAAAACCGGCCCCGTAACCATCGACCTGCTCGATAAGGACGGCAATAAGCTGCGCACCCTGGTATCGGAAGCCAGCCAGGAAAAGGGCCCGCAAACCCAGCAGCTTGATTTGCACGACGTGCCGGCCGGTACGTATTTCTACAAAATCACCACCAAAGGCGGTACCCAGACCAAGCGCTTTTTAAAGGAATAACCTCACCCCCCGGCCCCCTCTCCCCAAGGAGAGGGGGCCGGGGGGTGAGGTTACGGTGCCTGTACCAGCCCGCCGCTCAGCCGTTGCAGTGCAATTTCGGCCTGCTTGGCCGAGTAGCGGATATCGAGCAGGCGGGTTTCGGCGGCCAACTGGTTGCGTTGGGCTTCGCGCAGGGCCAGGGGCGTGAGCAGGCCCAGGCGGTAGCGCTCCAGGGCAATGCCCACGTTCTGGCGGGCCAGCTGGATGTTGGTTTCCTCTAGTTCGAGCAGTTGGATAAAGTTTTGGTACTGCGCGAAGGCCGTGGCTGCATCGGCATCGAGCTGCAGGTCGGTTTGGGCCAGGCTGAGCTTGCTTTGCTCTTCTACCACGCGGGCGTTCTGCTCCTGCCGGCGGGTATTAAACCCGTTAAAAATTGGCATCGAGGCCGTGATGCCGTAGTTGAGACCCCGCACATTGTTGATGCTGGTGGTGAGGACGGGGCCGGTGGGCAGGTTGATAAACTGTGCATTGTTGATGTTGCGGGTAAGGCCGTAGCCCGTCACCAATCCGATTTGGGGGAAGCGCGAAGCCGTCACCAGCTTGCGGTCGTAGGTGGCCACGTCGGTGCCCAGGCGGGCCTGGGCCAGGCGTGGGTTGTTGGCCTTGATGCTGGCCGTAATCACGTCCTCGCGCAGGTTGCGGGTCACGGTCAGGCTGTCGCCGGGCTCAAAATCGAAGCGCGATGAGCGGCCCAGCAGGTTGTTGAGCGTGATTTTAGCGGCCGTCAGGGCCTGCTGCTGCTGCAGAAACAGGCTGCGGTCGGCGTTGTAGTCCACGCGGGCGGTCAGCACCTCCACTTTGGCGCTCACGCCCACGTCTACCTGCGCCTGGGTGAGGTCGATGCGGGCCTGGCCGACTTTCAGGGCCTCTTCGAGCGAGGTGATTTTGCCGGCCTGCCGCACCACGTCGTAGTAGGCGTTGGCCACGTTTTCCACGGTTTCCTCCACCGTGGCACGGGTTATTTGCTGCTGCTGCTGGCGTAGGGTTTTCAGCCGGTCGTAGGCAACAAACATCCCGAAGCCGTCGAACAGCGTCCAGCCCAGCGTCACGTTCGAGTTCAGCAGGTTCGACGTGCCGCCGTTGATGACGCGGGGCGCATTGTCGCCAATGGTCGAGGTGATGTTGTTTCGGTTGAACGTCCGGGTCAGGTTGCCGTTGATGTTGGGCAGCTGGCCGGCATTGCCCCGGGTCACGTTGTTCTCCGCAATCTGCACATCCTGCCGCGATAGCAGGATGCCGTAGTTGTGCTGCAACGCCTCGGCAATGGCCTGCTGAAGCGACAGCGCGGGGGCCGGAGCCACCGTGGCCGGCCGCGCCAGCTGGTTGGGCCGGGCCGTGGGCACCTGCGCCAGCGCGGAGAAGGGGAGGAGGAGAAGAAGGAATCGAAAAAGTTTCATGCAGGAAATTCAGAACTTCAAACTCCCCTCCTTTTTTAAGGAGGGGATGTTCGGCCGCAGGCCGAACGGGGGTGGTGAAGTCGTTGAACGATGGCCGAACGACGCACTCGGCAGTCATCCAATCATCGTTCAACGATTTCACCACCCCAATTTCCGCTTCGCGGAAATATCCCCTCCTTAAAAAAGGAGGGGAGTTTAAGCAACTACCGCTTCCGGCTCTGCCACTTTCGACTTATGTTTCTTAGCCGTAGCGAAATACGAATACATCACCGGTACCACATACAGCGTGAGGCCCGTGGCAAACAGCAGGCCGCCCACTACGCCAATGCCCATGGCCCGGCGGCTGAGCGCGCCCGCACCCGTGGCAATGGCAATGGGCATAATGCCCAGAATGGCGCACAGCGAAGTCATCAGAATGGGGCGGAAGCGGGCGGTAGCACCCTCAATCAGGCCCGTCATGTAGTCCACGTTGTGCTTCTCGACGCGCTGGTTGGCGAATTCCACGATGAGAATTCCGTTTTTGGTTACCAGGCCAATCAGCATGATGATGCCGATTTGCGAGAACAGGTTCAGCGTTTGGTTGAAATACCACAGGCTGAGCAGCGCGCCGGACAGGGCCAGCGGCACCGTCACCATGATGATAACCGGGTCGCGGAAGCTCTCGAACTGCGCGGCCAGCACCAGGTAAATCAGCACCAGGGCCAGGCCGAAGGCGAAGAGCAATGAGGAGGAGCTTTCTTCAAAGTCGCGGGAAGTGCCCGCCAGCTCGGTGGTGAAGCCATCGTCGAGATTTTTATCGGCAATGGCGCGCATGGCGGCGATGCCGTCGCCCAGGGTTTTGCCGGGGGCCAGCGAGGCCGAGAACGTGGCCGAGTTGTAGCGGTTGAAACGGTAGAGCTGGGGCGGCGTGCTGCTTTCCTCCAGCCGGATTACGTTGTCGAGCTGCACCAGCTCGCCCTTGTCGTTCTTCACCGACAGCAGGCGCACGTCCAGCGGCTGGTTGCGGTCCTCGCGGGCCACCTGGCCAATAATTTGATACTGCTTGCTGTCGCGGATGAAGTAGCCGTAGCGTTGGCCGCTGAGGCCGGCCTGCAGGGTCTGGGCAATGCTTTGGACGGAAATCCCCAGGCTTTGGGCCTTCTCGCGGTCGATGTTGATGCGCAGTTCGGGCTTGTTGAACTTCAGGTTCACATCCACGAACTGGAAGGTGGGGTCCTGGCGGGCCAGGTCCAGAAACTTCGGCACCACTTTGCGCAGCTTCTCAAAGTCTTGGGTTTGCACCACAAACTGCACCGGCAATCCCCCGCCGCCCCCGCCAATGCTCTGGTCCTGCGATACTGAGGTGCGGGCGGCGGGCAGGTTTTTTACGCCCGCGCTCACGGCGTTGGCCACTTGGTCCTGGGTTCCGGTGCGCTGGTCGGCCTCCACCAGAATGATGCGGGCAATGGCCGAGTTCGAACCCCCGGCAAAACCCGGCGAGGTGACCGTGAACACGCTACTTAGGTTTTTAGCGCCAGCCGAGTCCGTGGCCAGCTTGGTAAGCTGGGAAACGTAGCTGTCCATGTACTCAAACGAGGCCCCTTCCGGGCCGGTCGCGTTGACGTTCACGCGGCTGCGGTCTTCCACCGGGGCCAGCTCTGAAGGGATGATTTTCGTGAAGCCCCAGATGCCGCCGCCCGTTATCACTATCATCACCCAGGCCAGCCAGCGGTTGCGCAAAAACGAGCGCAGGCTGCCCTGGTAGGCGTTAATCATGCGCTCAAAAAATGGCTCCGTCGTGCGATAGAACCAATTGTGCGTTTCCTGCCGCTTCAGCAGCTTGGCGCACATCATGGGCGTTAGCGTGAGCGACACGAAGGCCGAAATCAGCACCGAGCCCGCCACCACAATACCAAATTCGCGAAATAATCGCCCCGTGATGCCCGTGAGGAACACCACCGGCAGGAACACCGCCGCCAGCACCACCGTGGTGCTCACCACCGCCACCAGAATTTCCTCGGTGCCTTTAATGGCCGCTTCCTTGGGTTCTTCGCCGTCCTCAATGCGGGAATAGATATTTTCCAGCACCACAATGGCATCGTCCACCACCAGGCCAATGGCCAGCACGATGGCCAGCAGCGTAAGCACGTTGATGGAGAATTTGAGCAGGTACATCACGAAGAAAATACCAATCAGCGACACCGGAATGGCCACCACCGGGATGATGGTGGAGCGCCAGTCGCGCAAGAATAAAAAGATGATAACCACCACTAGCACAAAGGCTTCGATGATGGTATGCTCCACCTCGCTAATGGAATTGCGGATAAATACCGAGTTGTCGATGCCCGCCTGTAGCTTCAAATCCGAGGGCAAATCCTTGCCGTACTGCTTGAGGCGCCGGTTGAACTCGTCGGCAATTTCAATCTGATTGGAGCCCGGCTGGGGCACTACGGCCAGCGCCACGCCCGGCACCCCGTTCACCCGGAAAATGGTCTGGTCGTTTTCCGGGTACAACTCGGCGTAGCCAATATCGGAAAGGCGCACCAGTGAGATGGCATCCTTGCGGATAATCAGGTTGTTGAAGTCATCCACCGAAGTCAGGCGGCCCATGGTGCGCAGCGTGAGCTGGGTGGCCGCGCCCTGCACCGCGCCGCTGGGCAGCTCCACGTTTTCGCGGGTGAGGGCCTGCTGCACATCCACGGGCGACACGCGCAGAGCCGCCAGCTTCACCGGGTCCAGCCACAGGCGCATAGAGTATTTGCGCTCGCCGTACACCCGCACTTCCGATACGCCCGGAATGGTCTGGAGTCGCTCCTTGAGGGTGTTGTTGGCGTAGTCCGTAAGCTCCAGCAGCGTGCGCTTGTTGGAGTTGAGGTAGGTAATGACGATGGGCTGCGAGTCGGCGTTGGCCTTGCTCACGATGGGCGGGTCAATGTCACGCGGCAGGCGGCCCTGCGCCCCCGAAACCTTGTCGCGCACGTCGTTAGCCGCCGTTTCCAGGTTGGAGTCGAGGTCAAATTCCACCGTAATCTGGGTGCGGCCGTCGCGCGAGTTCGACGTCATGTTCTTGATGCCGGCAATGCCGTTCAGCGCTTCCTCCAACGGTTCCGTCACCTGGCTCTGCATCACGTCGGCCGAGGCCCCGGTGTACGTAGCCGATACCGTAATAATGGGCGGGTCCACGCTCGGATACTCCCGAATGCTCAGGTACCGGAACCCAATCACCCCAAAAATGATGATGACCAGGCTCATCACAATGGCGAGCACCGGCCGGTTGATACTAGTGGTGGAAAGACTCATTTGGTTTTTAGCTATAGCGCGATAAACTCCCCTCCTTACCAAGGAGGGGACGTTGTCGCGTCAGCGACAACTGGGGTGGTTATGGGCGTTGCACGGTTCGCGGCCGGTTCGTTAGGCTCTTGTTAGTTACGCCAACCTACTGTTCAACGCCCGCCCTCCGGTGGCACCACCCCCGTCCGAGCCCTTGGCTCGAACATCCCCTCCTTGGTAAGGAGGGGAGTTTGATGTTTAACTACTTAATTACCTTAACCGCGTCGCCCGGCTTCACTTGCAGAATGCCGGTGCGAATAATCGTGTCGCCCACCGCAATGCCTTTGGTAATTTGGATAACCTTGTCGGAGCGGATACCGATTTTCACTTTCTGCGGGACCATTTTGCCGCCCTTCACCGTGTACACATTGTAGCCGCTGGCTTCGGGAATCACGGCTTCGGTGGGCACTTGCAGGGCGCTTTCGCTTTCGCCTAGCTTCAGGTTCACCCGCACGAAGGCGCCGGGGCGTAGCTCGTTGTTGGTGTTGGCAAAGCGGGCGCGCACGGGTTGGGTGCGGCTCACGGGGTCAATCTGCGGGTCGATGGCGTAGACTTTGGCTTTGTAGGTTTTGTTGGTGCTTTCGTCCACTACGTCCACCACGTCGTTCACCCGCACGTTGGCGGCAAAGCGACCGGGCACGGCAAAGTCAATCTTCACGGGCCGCACCTTCGAGAGCGTCGTGATTTCGGCTCCCGGGCTCACGTAGGTGCCCACCGTGGCGGTGGTCAGGCCCAGTACCCCCGCAAAGGGGGCCCGCACGTAGGCCTTGGCCAGCGTGGCGCGCAAGGCCTGCAAGTCGGCCTGCGCCGTCAGCAGCGCGTTGTTCGACTGCTCGTATTCCTGAGCGCTGATGTATTCTTTATCGAGAAGGGTGCGCTGGCGCTTTTCCTGGTCCCGGTACAGCTTGATGTTGTACTGCTGCTTCTGGATGGCGGCCTGGGCCTCGTCGGCGTTGATGCTGAACAACAGCTGGCCCTTGCTTACCGACTGCCCTTCCTTAATATTAAGGCTGGTGATTTTGCCCGACAGCTCGCTTTTGATGATGACGGACTCCTCGGCCAGCACGGAGCCGGTGGCCGCCACCTGGTCGGTGAGGTTGGTGGCAGCCACCACATATACCTGCACCGGCGTCAGCGGGCCATTGCTGCCCGGCGCGCCTTTGCCCGCGCTGCCTTTGCCACCGCCTTTTTTGTCGCCGCCCGCGTTGCTGGGGAAATACTTGACTTTGGCCCAGGCGATGCCGCCGATAATCAACGCCGCTATCAACCAGCCCAACCAGCCGCGCTTGCCCGTCGGGGCCGGCTGGGGCGTGGGTTCAGGGGCCAGGGGCGGGGGAGTAGTGGTGGTGGTATCCCAGGTTTTGGGTGGGGTAGCAGTGATGGTTTCCAATGACATAGTATGCAGGAACGTGCGGCAGTAGGCAGATGTTTGAGGACGGCCATCCGGCCGCCGGGTTGGGCGCGGGCGCAACGCCCGGGCCTCGGCGCGCCCGAAAAGACATAGTGCAAATTTCAGCTAAAAGGTTGCGTGCCCCGCTCGGAAATAGACGTAAGCTGGCATCACCCTGACCGAAACTATCTTCGTCCCGATGAAACCATCAGCCCCCGCCGCGCCCGAGCCGCGCAATTTTTTTCAGGATGTGCACGAAGTGGTGCGCCTCATTCCGGCCGGCCGGGTGAGCACCTACGGCACCATTGCGCACTACCTCGGGGGGCGCCACGGAGCCCGCACCGTGGGCTACGCCATGATGGCCGCCCACACCGCCGACCAGTACGTACCCGCTCACCGCGTAGTCAACCGCCTGGGCCACCTCACCGGCCGCCTGCACTTTGCCACGCCCACCGCCATGCAGGAAGCCCTGGAAGCCGAAGGCGTGCGCGTAGACATCGACCGCTTACCGGATTTCGACAAGCTGCTCTGGGACCCCGCCGTGGAGCTGGCGTAGCGCCGGGCTACTTGCCGGGCTTCTCCAGCGCGTCTACCTCGGCTTCGCCCTGCGTGGCGGGCACCACCTGCCAGG
This region includes:
- a CDS encoding aldose epimerase family protein; translation: MPASASFGTALDGTEVQLFTLTNKQGAAAAITNYGGTLVGLLMPDRHGKLGDMVLGFDGVRDYQSPAFHAANPYIGALIGRYGNRIAGGKFTIAGQAYQVSVNNGPNSLHGGQVGYDQKIWDATPGTSPDGPTLTLHYLSKAGEEGYPGNLRITVVYTLTDTNALRIAYTATTDHATPINLTNHAYFNLSAGVSPDIMQHELTLPANRYTVVDADLIPTGELRPVQGTPFDFTTPHAIGGRIAQVPGGYDHNWVLNAETGQHPAATVYEPASGRTLAVTTDQPGVQLYTGNFLDGSLTGKGGTVYGLHAGFCLETQHFPDSPNQPGFPNTILKPGETYRTTSTYTFGVRG
- a CDS encoding zinc dependent phospholipase C family protein, translating into MLRIYSFLLVLLLALSSRPAAGYSVLTHQANIDSTWERCLVPAILKRYPGSTDEQLIDAKAYAYGGAIIQDMGYYPFGSVLFTNLTHYVRSGDFIRNLILESRDLNDYAFALGALAHYSADLDGHAEGTNRAVPMVYPELKAKYGNVVTYEQGPQQHGQLEFSFDVVQLASGKYHSQDYHQKIGFKVSKSPLERAFLKTYGLELGQVIVNVDLSIASYRFAVSQLIPTAARAAWHYKRKDIMKLSPSARRRDYMARNHPKAFRKEYGKEYKKPGFGARIISYFIRVLPKIGPLKPFAFKLPTPEAEKVFRASFRKVMASYCVNVARQPADTAAAPLSLSNADFDTGKPTHAGEYGKADETYGEWLRKLADKKFENLNPLARQNILAFYGTQPKTPASEEEKEGSKQKETHAALEKLRTLH
- a CDS encoding transposase; the protein is MEIVNAILYVLKNGCVWRDVPGDLPPWSTAYWYFDKWEADGTWARVSACLTVSSREHAQKKPAPQP
- a CDS encoding transposase, with the protein product MGSRWHLGAGKRLFDGEQPGTRPKKACPTAVILDTQSVKNTATATGATVGFDAGKLVKGRKRLVLTDTLGHVLASRVLPADMVDGAAAIAFWDEVAATHELLGAVQVVFVDSSFHGVFRRHLARRYGIRVEKPVHVLVRKTNFCIHAWRWIVERTFAWLDMNRRLSKEYDRTLRHANAWIAIVNIRRTLKFC
- a CDS encoding T9SS type A sorting domain-containing protein gives rise to the protein MRPLLRLFNNMGQQVLTRSLPATAGRAVETEVDVHGLAPGIYNLRLDVAGTPITRKVVFE
- a CDS encoding T9SS type A sorting domain-containing protein, whose protein sequence is MAKTATPEQQQRMAAMQGRKHERGGLRRFFKPAAFLLLDPNAPAANKNEQGVGNTSFYPNPAAPTSQLDYDVRKTGPVTIDLLDKDGNKLRTLVSEASQEKGPQTQQLDLHDVPAGTYFYKITTKGGTQTKRFLKE
- a CDS encoding TolC family protein, with protein sequence MKLFRFLLLLLPFSALAQVPTARPNQLARPATVAPAPALSLQQAIAEALQHNYGILLSRQDVQIAENNVTRGNAGQLPNINGNLTRTFNRNNITSTIGDNAPRVINGGTSNLLNSNVTLGWTLFDGFGMFVAYDRLKTLRQQQQQITRATVEETVENVANAYYDVVRQAGKITSLEEALKVGQARIDLTQAQVDVGVSAKVEVLTARVDYNADRSLFLQQQQALTAAKITLNNLLGRSSRFDFEPGDSLTVTRNLREDVITASIKANNPRLAQARLGTDVATYDRKLVTASRFPQIGLVTGYGLTRNINNAQFINLPTGPVLTTSINNVRGLNYGITASMPIFNGFNTRRQEQNARVVEEQSKLSLAQTDLQLDADAATAFAQYQNFIQLLELEETNIQLARQNVGIALERYRLGLLTPLALREAQRNQLAAETRLLDIRYSAKQAEIALQRLSGGLVQAP
- a CDS encoding efflux RND transporter permease subunit, yielding MSLSTTSINRPVLAIVMSLVIIIFGVIGFRYLSIREYPSVDPPIITVSATYTGASADVMQSQVTEPLEEALNGIAGIKNMTSNSRDGRTQITVEFDLDSNLETAANDVRDKVSGAQGRLPRDIDPPIVSKANADSQPIVITYLNSNKRTLLELTDYANNTLKERLQTIPGVSEVRVYGERKYSMRLWLDPVKLAALRVSPVDVQQALTRENVELPSGAVQGAATQLTLRTMGRLTSVDDFNNLIIRKDAISLVRLSDIGYAELYPENDQTIFRVNGVPGVALAVVPQPGSNQIEIADEFNRRLKQYGKDLPSDLKLQAGIDNSVFIRNSISEVEHTIIEAFVLVVVIIFLFLRDWRSTIIPVVAIPVSLIGIFFVMYLLKFSINVLTLLAIVLAIGLVVDDAIVVLENIYSRIEDGEEPKEAAIKGTEEILVAVVSTTVVLAAVFLPVVFLTGITGRLFREFGIVVAGSVLISAFVSLTLTPMMCAKLLKRQETHNWFYRTTEPFFERMINAYQGSLRSFLRNRWLAWVMIVITGGGIWGFTKIIPSELAPVEDRSRVNVNATGPEGASFEYMDSYVSQLTKLATDSAGAKNLSSVFTVTSPGFAGGSNSAIARIILVEADQRTGTQDQVANAVSAGVKNLPAARTSVSQDQSIGGGGGGLPVQFVVQTQDFEKLRKVVPKFLDLARQDPTFQFVDVNLKFNKPELRINIDREKAQSLGISVQSIAQTLQAGLSGQRYGYFIRDSKQYQIIGQVAREDRNQPLDVRLLSVKNDKGELVQLDNVIRLEESSTPPQLYRFNRYNSATFSASLAPGKTLGDGIAAMRAIADKNLDDGFTTELAGTSRDFEESSSSLLFAFGLALVLIYLVLAAQFESFRDPVIIMVTVPLALSGALLSLWYFNQTLNLFSQIGIIMLIGLVTKNGILIVEFANQRVEKHNVDYMTGLIEGATARFRPILMTSLCAILGIMPIAIATGAGALSRRAMGIGVVGGLLFATGLTLYVVPVMYSYFATAKKHKSKVAEPEAVVA
- a CDS encoding efflux RND transporter periplasmic adaptor subunit, with protein sequence MSLETITATPPKTWDTTTTTPPPLAPEPTPQPAPTGKRGWLGWLIAALIIGGIAWAKVKYFPSNAGGDKKGGGKGSAGKGAPGSNGPLTPVQVYVVAATNLTDQVAATGSVLAEESVIIKSELSGKITSLNIKEGQSVSKGQLLFSINADEAQAAIQKQQYNIKLYRDQEKRQRTLLDKEYISAQEYEQSNNALLTAQADLQALRATLAKAYVRAPFAGVLGLTTATVGTYVSPGAEITTLSKVRPVKIDFAVPGRFAANVRVNDVVDVVDESTNKTYKAKVYAIDPQIDPVSRTQPVRARFANTNNELRPGAFVRVNLKLGESESALQVPTEAVIPEASGYNVYTVKGGKMVPQKVKIGIRSDKVIQITKGIAVGDTIIRTGILQVKPGDAVKVIK
- a CDS encoding MGMT family protein, which gives rise to MKPSAPAAPEPRNFFQDVHEVVRLIPAGRVSTYGTIAHYLGGRHGARTVGYAMMAAHTADQYVPAHRVVNRLGHLTGRLHFATPTAMQEALEAEGVRVDIDRLPDFDKLLWDPAVELA